In Deltaproteobacteria bacterium, one DNA window encodes the following:
- a CDS encoding FtsQ-type POTRA domain-containing protein — protein MSQKIIKVIIMILLPIIIFVPLWKLNEQGYFELKEIKFENAYWDRQDFYLDSLKQHLNAQLENFKGKSLFQIDLSEVVKIISNEKWIRNFEVQREWPNSLKVKINKFDIVMLYWDENNDVFPIFENNEMLDKINKNQIPDRVHLYDRKVALQKDLRKKTIDLIQRLPEKGPLNQNEIAEVGYNKKTGFWLQLIKNDLLIQMGEDKIEIKSERVSNVMEYLESKRIDARVIDANLSQKVLVRLRKGP, from the coding sequence ATGAGTCAAAAAATAATAAAAGTTATTATCATGATCCTTCTGCCAATAATTATTTTTGTTCCTCTTTGGAAATTAAATGAGCAAGGCTATTTTGAATTAAAAGAAATTAAATTTGAAAATGCATATTGGGATCGTCAAGATTTCTATTTGGATTCATTAAAGCAACATTTAAATGCCCAATTAGAAAACTTTAAAGGTAAGTCTTTATTTCAAATCGATCTGAGTGAAGTTGTTAAAATCATTTCTAATGAAAAATGGATTCGGAATTTTGAAGTACAAAGAGAGTGGCCCAATTCATTGAAGGTTAAAATAAATAAATTTGATATCGTCATGCTTTATTGGGATGAAAATAATGATGTCTTTCCCATATTCGAAAATAATGAAATGCTTGATAAAATAAATAAAAATCAAATTCCAGATCGCGTGCATCTTTATGATCGGAAAGTGGCTCTGCAAAAAGATTTAAGAAAGAAGACGATCGATTTGATTCAAAGACTTCCAGAAAAAGGTCCTCTCAATCAAAATGAAATTGCAGAAGTAGGTTACAATAAAAAAACAGGATTCTGGTTGCAGCTGATAAAAAATGATCTGCTCATTCAAATGGGTGAAGATAAAATTGAAATCAAGTCAGAACGAGTTTCAAATGTAATGGAATATCTAGAATCAAAGCGAATTGATGCTCGCGTCATAGATGCAAACCTTTCACAGAAAGTTCTTGTCAGGTTGCGTAAGGGTCCCTAA
- the ftsA gene encoding cell division protein FtsA, translated as MSSLKSKNPVIAGLDIGSTKVGFVIGVVNSENKIEVVGVGKAHNTGIRQGVVVNIEATQSAIKKAKEEAELMSGYQVQEAWVGVSGTHIKSFDSKGMIAIKNKEVTQSDIDRVIEAAKAVAVPADRQVLHVLPREYKVDTQDGISDPIGMSGVRLEANVHIVTGGQTAINNTIKCVEKSGIKIKGLVLDSLAASMCVLSEDEKSLGVCVVDMGGGTCNLLYFVNGSVAHTSVIPVGGQHFTHDVAIGLRTPQNSAEQLKVDFGYAISSQINEQEVVDVQGVGGRKSRSIPRKDLADVLEARSEETLNLIQQDMKMSGLMSMMGSGVVLTGGACQLQGLVEMGEFIFEIPVRKGIPSGVGGLSDVVRLSEYATAVGLLYYGLNENKEELSKQGHEFIISESADSLAKKMKEFFAQIF; from the coding sequence ATGAGTAGTTTAAAATCAAAGAATCCGGTTATTGCAGGTTTGGACATTGGCTCTACGAAAGTAGGCTTTGTTATTGGTGTCGTCAATTCTGAAAATAAGATTGAAGTCGTCGGTGTTGGCAAGGCCCATAATACCGGTATTCGTCAAGGCGTTGTGGTGAATATTGAGGCCACCCAAAGCGCTATCAAAAAAGCGAAGGAAGAAGCCGAACTCATGTCAGGATATCAGGTCCAGGAGGCCTGGGTTGGGGTCAGTGGAACCCATATTAAATCTTTTGACTCAAAAGGCATGATTGCCATCAAGAACAAAGAAGTAACTCAATCAGATATTGATCGAGTCATTGAAGCAGCAAAAGCCGTGGCCGTCCCCGCTGATCGACAAGTTTTACATGTTCTTCCAAGAGAATACAAAGTGGATACCCAAGATGGAATTTCAGATCCTATTGGTATGTCTGGAGTTCGACTTGAGGCAAATGTTCACATCGTCACGGGTGGGCAAACAGCCATAAACAATACGATTAAGTGTGTAGAAAAGTCGGGAATTAAAATTAAAGGATTAGTATTAGATTCTTTAGCCGCCTCCATGTGCGTTCTTTCTGAAGACGAAAAAAGTCTTGGAGTTTGTGTTGTGGATATGGGTGGTGGTACCTGCAATTTACTCTATTTTGTGAATGGGAGTGTGGCTCATACCTCAGTGATTCCCGTAGGCGGGCAACATTTTACCCATGATGTAGCTATTGGTTTAAGAACACCACAAAATTCAGCAGAGCAGTTAAAGGTTGATTTCGGATATGCCATTTCTTCGCAGATAAATGAGCAAGAAGTCGTGGATGTTCAAGGGGTCGGAGGAAGAAAATCCAGATCCATTCCGCGCAAGGATTTAGCTGATGTTCTGGAGGCTAGATCTGAAGAGACTTTAAATCTTATTCAACAAGATATGAAAATGAGCGGTTTGATGTCCATGATGGGCTCGGGAGTTGTGCTTACGGGAGGGGCCTGTCAATTACAAGGACTTGTCGAAATGGGTGAATTTATTTTTGAAATTCCTGTGAGAAAAGGAATACCTTCTGGAGTTGGTGGACTTTCTGATGTCGTCAGGCTCAGTGAGTATGCGACGGCTGTGGGTCTTTTATATTACGGATTAAACGAAAATAAAGAAGAGCTTTCAAAACAAGGACACGAGTTTATAATATCTGAATCAGCAGATTCGCTTGCAAAAAAGATGAAAGAATTTTTTGCACAAATTTTTTAA